A portion of the Elusimicrobiota bacterium genome contains these proteins:
- a CDS encoding universal stress protein, whose protein sequence is MNRFPPRRILVAADLSAPSLSAVGAARSLALRWGAALEIVHVQHPPVLAGWVGLAGMPGSVSTAAVEPRRKVEERLRRAAAGFPEERLKLRTVHGWPTAAIMELARPERADLMVMGTHGHAGLDRLLAGSVAEAVIRRAHIPVLVVPERRSVAGGGRVLAPWNGRPYATRALRWAREVARGLGSALDVLHVDEGGRPLGGNAALGRRLLSSLGTGPDWTMIERSGDARARIVAEANSGRYELVVLSAHRRAFASDFVLGSTAERVLRHAAVPVLAVPSGRARARLVRRLRARAGARLY, encoded by the coding sequence CCGCGCGCTCCCTGGCGCTGCGCTGGGGCGCGGCGCTCGAGATCGTGCACGTCCAGCACCCTCCGGTGCTCGCGGGCTGGGTCGGCCTCGCCGGCATGCCGGGGAGCGTCTCGACCGCGGCGGTGGAGCCGCGCCGCAAGGTGGAGGAGCGCCTGCGCCGCGCGGCGGCCGGGTTCCCCGAGGAGCGGCTCAAGCTCCGGACGGTGCACGGGTGGCCGACGGCGGCGATCATGGAGCTGGCGCGCCCGGAACGCGCGGACCTGATGGTCATGGGCACGCACGGCCACGCCGGCCTCGACCGGCTGCTCGCGGGCTCGGTCGCGGAGGCGGTCATACGGCGCGCGCACATCCCCGTGCTCGTGGTGCCGGAGAGGAGGAGCGTCGCGGGGGGCGGGCGCGTGCTGGCTCCGTGGAACGGGCGCCCTTACGCGACGCGGGCGCTGCGCTGGGCGCGGGAGGTCGCGCGCGGCCTCGGCTCGGCCCTGGACGTGCTCCACGTCGACGAGGGCGGACGGCCCCTCGGCGGGAACGCGGCGCTGGGGCGGCGGCTCCTGTCGTCGCTGGGCACGGGCCCGGATTGGACCATGATCGAGCGCTCCGGCGACGCGCGGGCGCGCATCGTCGCAGAGGCGAACTCCGGACGCTATGAGCTGGTGGTCCTGTCCGCCCACCGCCGCGCCTTCGCCTCGGACTTCGTGCTCGGCTCGACGGCGGAGCGCGTGCTGCGTCACGCGGCGGTGCCCGTCCTGGCGGTGCCCTCGGGACGCGCGCGCGCGCGGCTCGTCCGGCGCCTGCGCGCGCGCGCCGGCGCCCGCCTCTACTAG
- the ppsA gene encoding phosphoenolpyruvate synthase has translation MAIATPATGLVKRFDEIGLGDVASVGGKNASLGEMYRVLSPRGVPVPDGFAITTDAYRRFTGSLGLKRPRGSGEAARRAILSAAFPKDLEEAIAAAYARLGGGRDAAVAVRSSATAEDLPDASFAGQQESFLNVTGRAALLDACRRCFASLYTDRAISYRVDQGVDEDRIALSVGVQLMVRSDLASSGVMFTLDTETGFREAVLINAAYGLGESIVQGAVNPDEFIVFKPALKAGFRPIIQKTAGSKKVKIVYDDAGTKAVPVAPADAARFAVDDEEILTLARWACMIEDHYSQKKGAPCPMDIEWAKDGATGRLYILQARPETVQSRLRADVMETYRLERRGAVLAEGRSVGGKIACGMARVIMDASRLGELRDGEVLVTDKTDPDWEPIMKKAAAVVTNRGGRTCHAAIVSRELGLPAVVGAETATEMISDGDEVTVSCAEGEAGFVYEGRLPFAVERVELKGLAKPRTDIMLNAADPREAFGLSRVPNSGVGLARMEFIITNFVRVHPMALVHPERVEDPGERAEIARLTSLYEDKPSYFVDTLAEGAAMLAAAFHPKDVILRLSDFKTNEYAGLLGGAAFEPREENPMIGFRGASRYYHPRYREGFALECRAVRKVRETMGLKNLKLMIPFCRTVEEGRKVLAEMARHGLERGRDGLEVYVMCEIPSNVILAAEFARIFDGFSIGSNDLTQLVLGVDRDSEIVAPIFDERDEAVKTMIAQVIAAAKAAGRKIGICGQAPSDYPDFAQFLVERGIDSVSLDPDAALKTTLAVLEMERKLGVQAPGS, from the coding sequence ATGGCCATCGCGACGCCGGCGACCGGTCTCGTCAAGCGGTTCGACGAGATCGGCCTCGGCGACGTCGCCTCGGTGGGGGGCAAGAACGCGTCGCTGGGCGAGATGTACCGCGTCCTGTCCCCCCGGGGCGTGCCCGTGCCCGACGGGTTCGCGATCACCACCGACGCCTACCGCCGCTTCACCGGCTCCCTCGGGCTCAAGCGGCCCCGGGGGTCCGGCGAGGCGGCGCGCCGGGCGATCCTCTCCGCCGCGTTCCCGAAGGACCTCGAGGAGGCGATCGCGGCGGCGTACGCGCGCCTGGGCGGAGGCAGGGACGCGGCGGTCGCCGTGCGCAGCAGCGCTACCGCCGAGGACCTCCCTGACGCGAGCTTCGCGGGCCAGCAGGAGAGCTTCCTCAACGTGACGGGGCGCGCGGCCCTGCTGGACGCGTGCCGCCGCTGCTTCGCTTCCCTGTACACCGACCGGGCGATCTCGTATCGCGTCGACCAGGGCGTGGACGAGGACCGGATCGCCCTGTCGGTCGGGGTCCAGCTCATGGTGCGCTCCGACCTCGCCTCGTCCGGAGTGATGTTCACGCTCGACACCGAGACCGGCTTCCGCGAGGCGGTGCTCATCAACGCGGCTTACGGCCTGGGCGAGAGCATCGTCCAGGGCGCCGTCAACCCCGACGAGTTCATCGTCTTCAAGCCCGCGCTGAAGGCCGGCTTCCGCCCCATCATCCAGAAGACCGCGGGCAGCAAGAAGGTGAAGATCGTCTACGACGACGCTGGGACCAAGGCGGTGCCGGTGGCTCCGGCCGACGCCGCGCGCTTCGCCGTCGACGACGAGGAGATATTGACCTTGGCGCGCTGGGCCTGCATGATCGAGGACCACTACTCGCAGAAGAAGGGCGCGCCCTGCCCGATGGACATCGAATGGGCCAAGGACGGGGCGACGGGACGGCTGTACATCCTGCAGGCCCGGCCCGAGACGGTGCAGTCCCGCCTGCGCGCGGACGTGATGGAGACCTATCGCCTCGAGCGGCGGGGCGCGGTCCTGGCCGAGGGCCGCAGCGTGGGAGGGAAGATCGCCTGCGGAATGGCGCGCGTCATCATGGACGCGAGCCGCCTGGGCGAGCTGCGCGACGGCGAGGTGCTGGTCACCGACAAGACCGACCCGGATTGGGAGCCGATCATGAAGAAGGCCGCGGCGGTCGTGACGAACCGCGGGGGACGCACCTGCCACGCCGCCATCGTCAGCCGCGAGCTCGGCCTGCCGGCGGTGGTGGGCGCGGAGACGGCGACGGAGATGATCTCGGACGGGGACGAGGTCACGGTGAGCTGCGCCGAGGGCGAGGCGGGCTTCGTCTATGAAGGGAGGCTGCCCTTCGCCGTCGAGCGCGTCGAACTCAAGGGCCTCGCCAAGCCGAGGACCGACATCATGCTCAACGCGGCCGACCCCCGGGAGGCGTTCGGCCTCTCGCGCGTCCCGAACTCGGGCGTGGGGCTCGCCCGCATGGAGTTCATCATCACGAACTTCGTCCGCGTCCATCCGATGGCCCTGGTCCACCCCGAGCGCGTCGAGGACCCCGGGGAGCGCGCGGAGATCGCCCGCCTGACGTCCTTATATGAGGACAAGCCGTCCTATTTCGTCGACACGCTCGCCGAGGGCGCGGCGATGCTCGCGGCGGCCTTCCATCCGAAGGACGTGATCCTGCGCCTGAGCGACTTCAAGACCAACGAGTACGCCGGCCTGCTCGGGGGGGCGGCCTTCGAGCCGCGCGAGGAGAACCCGATGATCGGCTTCCGCGGGGCCTCGCGCTACTATCATCCGCGCTACCGCGAGGGCTTCGCCTTGGAGTGCCGCGCGGTGCGCAAGGTTCGCGAGACGATGGGGCTCAAGAACCTCAAGCTGATGATCCCCTTCTGCCGCACCGTGGAGGAGGGGCGCAAGGTCCTCGCCGAGATGGCGCGGCACGGGCTCGAGCGCGGCCGCGACGGCCTCGAGGTGTACGTGATGTGCGAGATCCCGAGCAACGTGATCCTCGCCGCGGAGTTCGCGAGGATCTTCGACGGCTTCTCGATCGGCTCCAACGACCTGACCCAGCTCGTGCTCGGCGTCGACCGCGACTCGGAGATCGTCGCGCCGATCTTCGACGAGCGCGACGAGGCCGTCAAGACGATGATCGCCCAGGTGATCGCCGCGGCCAAGGCCGCGGGCCGCAAGATCGGCATCTGCGGGCAGGCTCCGAGCGACTATCCCGACTTCGCCCAGTTCCTCGTCGAGCGGGGCATCGACAGCGTCTCCCTCGATCCCGACGCCGCGCTCAAGACGACTTTGGCGGTCCTGGAGATGGAAAGGAAGCTGGGCGTTCAAGCACCCGGCTCATAA
- a CDS encoding AMP-binding protein, producing MLVQDLLRRSAARLPDKTALVCGERRFTYERLDAMSNRLANALLARGVRRGDRVALYLDNSLEAVVAIFAVLKAGAAFASIGRGTKPDKLLAILNDCAASAIVLDVAALGQGLLERLAEEASSLRCAVACGGAPRPVHPLLADFAEIQATAPESAPEPASIDLDLACLIYTSGTTGEAKGVMCDHAGMIFVVEAVARYLKNSERDVVLSVLPLAFSYGLYQLLAMVCCGGTLVLEESFAFPDLVMRKAAAERVTGFAAVPSIYARLLSMDLGGIDLSSLRYLTNAAAGLPVEQVKRVRLLFPRTELYLMHGLTETARTMYLPPEQVDARPGSSGRALEGTELWLEDEDGGRLGPGEVGELIVRGRHVMRGYWGAPEETARRFRAGPLPGERVCCSGDLFRMDEAGYFYFVSRKDDIIKSLGRKVAPRETEDVLYRLPGVLEAAVVGVPHPELGQAVKAFIVAPGAGLLEAAVIAHCRKHLEDFMVPRTVVFVAELPKTPSGKLRRKDLV from the coding sequence ATGCTGGTCCAGGATCTTCTGCGGAGGAGCGCCGCGCGGCTGCCGGACAAGACCGCGCTGGTCTGCGGCGAACGGCGCTTCACCTACGAGCGGCTCGACGCCATGTCGAACCGCCTGGCCAACGCCCTCCTCGCGCGAGGCGTGCGAAGGGGAGACCGGGTCGCGCTGTACCTCGACAACTCCCTCGAGGCCGTCGTCGCGATCTTCGCCGTCCTCAAGGCCGGGGCCGCGTTCGCCTCGATCGGCCGCGGGACCAAGCCGGACAAGCTCCTCGCCATCCTGAACGACTGCGCCGCGTCGGCGATCGTCCTGGACGTCGCCGCCCTGGGCCAGGGGCTCCTCGAGCGCCTGGCCGAGGAGGCGTCCTCGCTGCGCTGCGCCGTCGCCTGCGGGGGCGCCCCGCGTCCGGTGCATCCTCTGCTGGCCGATTTCGCCGAGATCCAGGCCACGGCTCCGGAGTCGGCGCCGGAGCCCGCGAGCATCGACCTCGACCTGGCCTGCCTCATCTACACGTCGGGGACCACGGGCGAGGCGAAAGGCGTCATGTGCGACCACGCCGGGATGATCTTCGTCGTCGAGGCGGTCGCGCGCTACCTTAAGAACTCGGAGCGGGACGTGGTCCTGAGCGTCCTGCCCCTGGCGTTCAGCTACGGCCTCTACCAGCTCCTCGCCATGGTCTGCTGCGGCGGGACTTTGGTGCTCGAGGAGTCGTTCGCGTTCCCCGACCTCGTGATGCGCAAGGCGGCGGCGGAACGGGTGACCGGCTTCGCCGCGGTGCCCTCGATCTACGCCCGGCTGCTGAGCATGGACCTGGGCGGCATCGACCTCTCGTCCCTGCGCTACCTCACCAACGCCGCGGCGGGGCTCCCGGTCGAGCAGGTCAAGCGGGTCCGGCTCCTCTTCCCCCGGACGGAGCTCTACCTGATGCACGGCCTCACCGAGACGGCCCGGACGATGTACCTGCCGCCGGAGCAGGTCGACGCGCGGCCGGGCTCGTCCGGACGGGCGCTCGAGGGCACCGAGCTCTGGCTCGAGGACGAGGACGGCGGACGGCTCGGCCCGGGAGAGGTGGGCGAGCTGATCGTGCGCGGCCGGCACGTGATGCGCGGCTACTGGGGCGCGCCGGAGGAGACCGCGCGGCGGTTCCGCGCCGGGCCGCTCCCGGGCGAGCGGGTGTGCTGCAGCGGCGACCTGTTCCGCATGGACGAAGCGGGCTATTTCTACTTCGTCAGCCGCAAGGACGACATCATCAAGAGCCTCGGCCGGAAGGTGGCGCCGCGCGAGACCGAGGACGTGCTGTACCGCCTTCCCGGCGTCCTGGAGGCGGCGGTCGTCGGCGTCCCGCACCCCGAGCTGGGCCAGGCGGTGAAGGCGTTCATCGTCGCGCCGGGCGCCGGCCTGCTCGAGGCCGCGGTGATCGCCCATTGCCGCAAGCACCTCGAGGACTTCATGGTCCCGCGCACGGTGGTGTTCGTCGCCGAGCTACCCAAGACGCCCTCGGGCAAGCTCCGGCGCAAGGACCTCGTCTGA
- the asnB gene encoding asparagine synthase (glutamine-hydrolyzing), which yields MCGIAGVFDRSRREPAAEEGLRRMLGALRHRGPDEFGVLIDREAGLGSARLSIIDLAGGGQPIANEDGTLWIVFNGEVFNYVELRAELEAQGHRFRTRTDTEVVLHLYERHGPRCLERLNGQFAIAIWDARRRRLFLGRDRLGVRPLFYAETPGGTLLFASEVKSILSDPRARAEIDPEVVRQVFLFWAPTAPHTAFKGVLELPPGHFLLADERGLRVERYWENAFPEDGGAAAAGRPFEEVVEEFRALLTDACRIRLRADVPVGAYLSGGLDSSAIAAIVRRSTTNRLVTFSIAFDDARFDESSYQREMAAHLGTEHHVVQATYEDIGRVFPEVVWHAESPMMRTAPAPMFLLSRLVRDRGFKVVLTGEGSDEFLAGYDIFKEAKVRRFWAREPRGKGRPMLLKRLYPDIGGLGESHHETLAAFFGEGLGDTESPWYSHAVRWRNNLRTWRFLAGEAAAQPHFARLAAALPLSFGRWGPLARAQHLEISIFLSHYLLSSQGDRMGMANSIEGRFPFLDVRLTEFCNRLPPRLKMRVLREKHLLKAAAGPWLPARISGRPKRPYRAPIHRSFFHAGAPDYVRELLGERALAGSGLFRPAAVARLVGKIEAGAPIGETDDMAVAGILSTQLLHHQFVKSARRTSPLGATDPVKVCRLNAN from the coding sequence ATGTGCGGCATCGCGGGCGTCTTCGACCGGTCGCGGCGGGAGCCGGCCGCCGAGGAGGGGCTGCGGCGGATGCTGGGCGCGCTGCGCCATCGCGGGCCCGACGAGTTCGGCGTCCTGATCGACCGCGAGGCGGGGCTCGGCAGCGCGCGCTTGAGCATCATCGACCTCGCCGGCGGCGGGCAGCCGATCGCCAACGAGGACGGCACCCTCTGGATCGTCTTCAACGGCGAGGTCTTCAACTACGTCGAGCTGCGCGCGGAGCTCGAAGCGCAGGGCCACCGTTTCCGGACGCGGACGGACACCGAGGTCGTGCTCCATCTGTACGAGCGGCACGGGCCGCGCTGCCTGGAGCGCCTGAACGGCCAGTTCGCCATCGCGATCTGGGACGCGAGACGGCGCCGCCTCTTCCTCGGCCGCGACCGCCTCGGCGTGCGGCCGTTGTTCTACGCCGAGACGCCCGGCGGGACCCTCCTGTTCGCCTCCGAGGTCAAATCCATCCTGAGCGACCCCCGCGCGCGGGCGGAGATCGACCCGGAGGTCGTCCGGCAGGTCTTCCTGTTCTGGGCCCCGACCGCGCCGCACACGGCGTTCAAGGGGGTCCTCGAGCTGCCTCCCGGGCATTTCCTGCTGGCGGACGAGCGCGGTCTTCGCGTCGAACGCTACTGGGAGAACGCCTTCCCCGAGGACGGGGGCGCCGCCGCGGCGGGGCGCCCGTTCGAGGAGGTCGTCGAGGAGTTCCGGGCGCTGCTGACCGACGCCTGCCGCATACGGCTGCGCGCCGACGTCCCGGTCGGCGCCTACCTCAGCGGCGGCCTCGATTCCTCGGCCATCGCCGCGATCGTGCGGCGGAGCACGACGAACCGTCTCGTGACCTTCTCCATCGCGTTCGACGACGCGCGCTTCGACGAGAGCTCGTATCAGCGGGAGATGGCGGCGCATCTGGGCACCGAGCATCACGTCGTCCAGGCGACGTACGAGGACATCGGCCGGGTCTTCCCCGAGGTGGTGTGGCACGCCGAGTCTCCGATGATGCGCACGGCCCCGGCCCCGATGTTCCTCCTCTCCCGGCTCGTGCGCGACCGGGGCTTCAAGGTGGTGCTGACCGGAGAGGGCTCGGACGAGTTCCTGGCCGGGTACGACATCTTCAAGGAGGCGAAGGTGCGCCGCTTCTGGGCGCGCGAGCCCCGCGGGAAGGGGCGGCCGATGCTGCTCAAGCGGCTCTATCCCGACATCGGAGGGCTCGGGGAGAGCCATCACGAGACGCTCGCCGCGTTCTTCGGGGAGGGGCTCGGCGACACGGAGTCCCCGTGGTACTCCCACGCGGTGCGCTGGCGCAACAACCTGCGCACCTGGCGCTTCCTCGCCGGCGAGGCCGCGGCGCAGCCGCACTTCGCCCGGCTCGCCGCCGCCCTGCCCCTTTCGTTCGGGCGCTGGGGGCCGCTGGCGCGGGCGCAGCATCTGGAGATCAGCATCTTCCTGTCGCACTACCTGCTCTCCTCCCAGGGCGACCGGATGGGGATGGCGAACTCCATCGAGGGACGCTTCCCGTTCCTCGACGTCCGGCTGACCGAGTTCTGCAACCGCCTCCCGCCGCGCCTCAAGATGCGCGTCCTGCGCGAGAAGCACCTGCTCAAGGCGGCCGCGGGCCCCTGGCTGCCCGCCCGGATCAGCGGCCGCCCCAAGCGGCCGTACCGGGCGCCGATCCACCGCAGCTTCTTCCACGCGGGCGCCCCGGACTACGTCCGCGAGCTCCTCGGCGAGAGGGCGCTGGCGGGCTCCGGCCTGTTCCGGCCCGCGGCGGTGGCGCGGCTGGTGGGAAAGATCGAGGCCGGGGCGCCGATCGGGGAGACGGACGACATGGCGGTGGCCGGGATCCTCTCGACGCAGCTGCTGCATCATCAGTTCGTGAAGAGCGCCCGGCGGACGTCCCCGCTGGGCGCGACGGACCCGGTGAAGGTCTGCCGGCTGAACGCCAACTAA
- the nadE gene encoding NAD(+) synthase → MTRFNRNQVDIDPAAETARIVDFLRRNVRREMKRRGAVVGISGGIDSAVVLALSVRAFGAGNVTAVMMPDRDSDSLSEKLGRELAAAYGVEPLLEDITKALDGFDCYRRRDDAIRRVCPGYDADAGWKAKIVLPQDLLESGSFNVYSVTVIAPDGREETLPLGAREMLEIVAASNLKQRSRMSMLYFHAEARQFAVIGTSNKNEHAQGFFVKHGDGGVDIQAIAHLFKTQVYQLARHLGVPESIQRRTPTTDTYSAPCDQAEFFFRLPFSTLDPIWFARENDVPVPEVASGMGLPEVQVQRVFDDIAGKQRATEYLRLSPPILEPAKTAYA, encoded by the coding sequence ATGACGCGCTTCAACCGGAACCAAGTGGACATCGACCCGGCCGCGGAGACGGCCCGCATCGTGGATTTCCTGCGGCGGAACGTCCGCCGGGAGATGAAGCGCAGGGGGGCCGTGGTGGGGATCAGCGGCGGCATCGACTCGGCCGTCGTGCTGGCCCTGTCCGTGCGCGCCTTCGGCGCGGGCAACGTCACCGCGGTGATGATGCCCGATCGCGATTCCGACTCCCTCAGCGAGAAGCTCGGGCGCGAGCTGGCCGCCGCCTACGGCGTCGAGCCGCTCCTGGAGGACATCACCAAGGCCCTGGACGGCTTCGACTGCTACCGGCGCCGGGACGACGCGATCCGCCGGGTCTGCCCGGGATACGACGCCGACGCGGGCTGGAAGGCCAAGATCGTCCTCCCTCAGGACCTCCTCGAGTCCGGCTCGTTCAACGTCTACTCCGTCACCGTCATCGCCCCGGACGGCCGGGAGGAGACCCTCCCGCTGGGGGCGCGCGAGATGCTGGAGATAGTCGCCGCGTCGAACCTCAAGCAGCGCTCGCGCATGAGCATGCTGTATTTCCACGCCGAGGCGCGGCAGTTCGCCGTGATCGGCACGTCGAACAAGAACGAGCACGCCCAGGGCTTCTTCGTCAAGCACGGGGACGGGGGGGTGGACATCCAGGCGATCGCGCATCTGTTCAAGACCCAGGTCTATCAGCTCGCGCGGCACCTCGGCGTGCCGGAGAGCATCCAGCGGCGCACGCCCACGACCGACACCTACAGCGCTCCCTGCGACCAGGCCGAGTTCTTCTTCCGGCTGCCTTTCTCGACCTTGGACCCGATCTGGTTCGCGCGGGAGAACGACGTCCCCGTGCCCGAGGTCGCGAGCGGCATGGGCCTGCCCGAGGTGCAGGTCCAGCGGGTCTTCGACGACATCGCGGGCAAGCAGCGAGCCACCGAGTACCTGCGGCTCAGCCCGCCGATCCTCGAGCCGGCCAAGACGGCCTACGCGTGA
- a CDS encoding acyl carrier protein: MDKNANDQHIETAIRGFIATDLLYSEEGFTYSDDVSLIRERIIDSLGVVELAAFLSRRFGVRVEQSEVRPENFDTVTRLAAFVRLKQAAARPETLAAA; the protein is encoded by the coding sequence ATGGATAAGAACGCGAACGATCAGCACATCGAGACGGCGATACGGGGCTTCATCGCGACCGATCTCCTGTACAGCGAGGAGGGCTTCACCTATTCCGACGACGTCTCCTTGATCCGCGAGCGGATCATCGATTCTCTCGGGGTCGTGGAGCTGGCGGCCTTCCTGTCCCGGCGCTTCGGCGTGCGCGTCGAGCAGTCGGAGGTCCGGCCGGAGAACTTCGACACGGTGACGCGGCTGGCGGCCTTCGTGCGCCTCAAGCAGGCCGCGGCGCGCCCCGAAACGCTCGCGGCGGCCTGA
- a CDS encoding UDP-3-O-(3-hydroxymyristoyl)glucosamine N-acyltransferase, which yields MGKNLLSPVRASHLSRALGLELLGEDREIRELCGLEALSGHGLSFSLDRSPGAASSGTVFASEPSASSSLTVLRADKPRLEFIRAQHLLQESPGFEEDSAPPDIHPTARIGLHAVIESGVRIGEGTRVGSLAVIKSGTRIGRRCDIKSGAVIGESGFGFERDGANRALRMIHIGRVVIGDHVEIGSLTTVCRGALGDTVIEDHVKIDDHCHISHNCRIGEGAMITACVAVSGSVAIGRDAWLAPGCALVQKLSVGAGAFIGIGAVVTRSVPARARVFGNPAKPIPVLGAPAEGRRHGSRRKDR from the coding sequence ATGGGAAAGAACCTGCTCAGCCCGGTCCGGGCCTCGCACCTGAGCCGGGCGCTGGGGCTCGAGCTCCTCGGCGAGGACCGCGAGATCCGGGAGCTGTGCGGCCTGGAGGCTCTCTCGGGCCACGGGCTGTCCTTCTCGCTGGACCGCAGCCCCGGGGCGGCCAGCTCCGGGACGGTCTTCGCCTCCGAGCCGTCGGCGTCGAGCTCCCTGACCGTCCTGCGCGCGGACAAGCCGAGGCTGGAGTTCATCCGCGCCCAGCACCTGCTCCAGGAGTCCCCGGGCTTCGAGGAGGACTCGGCGCCGCCCGACATCCATCCCACCGCGCGGATCGGCCTCCACGCGGTCATCGAGAGCGGGGTGCGCATCGGGGAGGGGACCCGCGTCGGCAGCCTGGCGGTGATCAAGAGCGGCACGCGCATCGGCCGCCGCTGCGACATCAAGTCGGGGGCCGTGATCGGGGAGTCCGGGTTCGGCTTCGAGCGCGACGGCGCCAACCGGGCGCTGCGCATGATCCACATCGGGCGGGTGGTCATCGGCGACCACGTGGAGATCGGGAGCCTGACGACCGTCTGCCGCGGGGCCCTGGGGGACACGGTCATCGAGGATCACGTCAAGATCGACGACCACTGCCACATCTCCCACAATTGCCGCATCGGCGAGGGCGCGATGATCACGGCCTGCGTAGCGGTCAGCGGCTCGGTCGCGATCGGCCGCGACGCCTGGCTCGCTCCGGGCTGCGCGCTCGTGCAGAAGTTATCCGTCGGCGCGGGCGCCTTCATCGGCATCGGCGCGGTGGTGACGCGCAGCGTCCCGGCCCGGGCCCGCGTCTTCGGCAACCCCGCGAAGCCCATTCCCGTGCTGGGCGCGCCCGCCGAGGGCCGCCGGCACGGGTCGCGGCGGAAGGACCGCTGA
- a CDS encoding response regulator, with protein sequence MTHLKSRRVLIVDDESDLTEALAIRLSSGWGFTVAVAHDGDEGLRKASAFKPEVILLDIAMPRVDGWEMCRRLRDDPETRSTPIVVMTAWSTEDLHRRADEEGVSKVLLKPADDDELLSVLRSVTGTSRPPETVAAGGAGEQERDRDKDRRKPPRGTARDRRHR encoded by the coding sequence ATGACGCATCTGAAAAGTAGACGAGTGCTCATCGTCGACGACGAGAGCGACCTGACCGAGGCGCTCGCGATACGCCTATCGTCGGGCTGGGGGTTCACGGTTGCCGTCGCCCATGACGGCGACGAGGGGCTGAGGAAGGCCTCCGCCTTCAAGCCCGAGGTCATCCTGCTCGACATCGCGATGCCGCGCGTGGACGGCTGGGAGATGTGCCGCCGGCTGCGCGACGACCCGGAGACCCGAAGCACGCCGATCGTGGTCATGACCGCGTGGTCCACCGAGGACCTTCATCGCCGGGCGGACGAGGAAGGCGTCTCGAAGGTGCTGCTCAAGCCGGCCGACGACGACGAGCTGCTCTCCGTCCTGCGCTCCGTGACGGGGACCTCCCGGCCCCCGGAGACGGTCGCCGCCGGCGGCGCGGGGGAGCAGGAGCGGGATCGGGATAAGGATCGGAGGAAGCCGCCGCGCGGCACCGCGCGCGACCGCCGCCACCGCTGA